One window from the genome of Thermus sediminis encodes:
- a CDS encoding phospholipase D-like domain-containing protein: MGTRRRRRPRRIAGLPGYVVLLAVLLLWLFQELRPGPSPLQAPAEAGQAEVYFMPQDGERAKARILSLMEEAEESLKGAFYEFRSLEIARGLLRARERGVRVEIYGESDFRQDFRRYLVAASLGQTREPPRVAQALLRERVRPTSIDCEEIVGIPVCFDEREGFMHHKFLVVDGRVVWTGSANMTWNAFARNNENGLLLASPTLAAGFGAEFQALFRGEKEGLGRPVAFRLEDPPLEGTAHFSPRGGREGRRALLEAVRRARREILVAAFVLTDQALVEALKEAHRQGVSLKVLLETRNLRDSRWEALVQAGIPVRRDGNPFTMHHKVMVLDGEWVVTGSYNFSLRAWQVNNENLLILRSPILAERYREEVLRLWEEGEPL; this comes from the coding sequence ATGGGTACTAGGAGGCGGCGGAGGCCAAGGCGGATCGCCGGACTCCCGGGGTACGTGGTCCTCCTCGCCGTCCTCCTCCTTTGGCTTTTCCAAGAGCTACGCCCCGGCCCCTCCCCCCTCCAGGCCCCAGCGGAGGCGGGGCAGGCGGAGGTCTACTTCATGCCCCAAGACGGGGAGCGGGCCAAGGCCAGGATCCTCTCCCTCATGGAGGAGGCCGAGGAGAGCCTAAAGGGGGCCTTCTACGAGTTTCGCAGCCTGGAGATCGCCCGGGGGTTACTGAGGGCCAGGGAGCGGGGGGTGAGGGTGGAGATCTACGGGGAAAGCGACTTCCGGCAGGACTTCCGCCGCTACCTGGTGGCCGCTAGCCTCGGCCAGACCCGGGAGCCCCCCAGGGTGGCCCAAGCCCTTTTGCGGGAAAGGGTCCGGCCCACCTCCATAGACTGCGAGGAGATCGTGGGCATCCCCGTCTGTTTTGACGAGCGGGAAGGGTTCATGCACCACAAGTTCCTGGTGGTGGACGGAAGGGTGGTCTGGACGGGGAGCGCCAACATGACCTGGAACGCCTTCGCCCGCAACAACGAAAACGGCCTCCTTCTCGCCTCCCCCACCCTGGCCGCAGGGTTCGGGGCCGAGTTCCAGGCCCTGTTCCGGGGGGAGAAGGAAGGCCTGGGGAGGCCCGTGGCCTTCCGCCTGGAGGACCCTCCCCTGGAGGGCACCGCCCACTTCAGCCCCAGGGGGGGCAGGGAGGGGAGGCGGGCCCTCCTGGAGGCCGTGCGCCGGGCAAGGCGGGAGATCCTCGTGGCCGCCTTCGTCCTCACGGATCAGGCCCTGGTGGAGGCCCTCAAGGAGGCCCACCGTCAGGGGGTTTCCCTCAAGGTCCTCCTGGAGACCCGGAACCTGAGGGATAGCCGCTGGGAGGCCCTGGTCCAGGCGGGCATCCCCGTGCGCCGAGACGGGAACCCCTTTACCATGCACCACAAGGTGATGGTCTTGGATGGGGAGTGGGTGGTGACGGGAAGCTACAACTTCTCCCTGCGGGCCTGGCAGGTCAACAACGAAAACCTCCTGATCCTGCGTAGCCCCATCCTGGCCGAGCGCTACCGGGAGGAGGTCCTAAGGCTATGGGAGGAAGGAGAACCCCTCTGA
- the deoC gene encoding deoxyribose-phosphate aldolase — protein sequence MDLAAHIDHTLLKPTATPEEVLKAAEETLEHGFFGLCIPPSYVGWVRRAYPHAPFRLVTVVGFPLGYQEKEVKALEAALAFARGADEVDMVPHLGRAKAGDLAYLEAEVRAVRQAVPRAVLKVILETGLFSPEEIRAMAEAAIRGGADFLKTSTGFGPRGASLEDVELLVQVAQGRAQVKAAGGIRDREAALGLLRAGATRLGTSSGVALVGQGEAHGY from the coding sequence ATGGACCTGGCCGCCCACATTGACCACACCCTCCTGAAGCCCACCGCCACCCCGGAAGAGGTCCTAAAGGCGGCGGAAGAAACCCTGGAACACGGCTTCTTTGGCCTCTGCATCCCTCCCTCCTACGTGGGGTGGGTGCGGCGCGCCTACCCTCATGCCCCCTTCCGCCTGGTGACCGTGGTGGGGTTCCCCCTGGGCTACCAGGAGAAGGAGGTAAAGGCCCTCGAGGCCGCCCTGGCCTTCGCCCGGGGAGCGGACGAGGTGGACATGGTCCCCCACCTGGGCCGGGCCAAGGCGGGAGACCTGGCCTACCTGGAGGCCGAGGTCCGCGCCGTGCGCCAGGCGGTGCCCAGGGCGGTCCTCAAGGTCATCCTGGAGACAGGCCTCTTTTCCCCGGAGGAGATTCGGGCCATGGCCGAGGCAGCCATCCGGGGCGGGGCGGACTTCCTCAAGACCTCCACCGGCTTCGGGCCCCGGGGGGCCAGCCTGGAGGATGTGGAGCTCCTGGTCCAGGTGGCCCAGGGCCGGGCCCAGGTGAAGGCGGCGGGGGGCATCCGCGACCGGGAAGCCGCCCTAGGGCTCCTCCGGGCTGGGGCCACCCGGCTTGGCACCTCCAGCGGGGTGGCCCTGGTGGGGCAAGGGGAGGCCCATGGGTACTAG
- the ychF gene encoding redox-regulated ATPase YchF, producing MLAVGIVGLPNVGKSTLFNALTRAGALAANYPFATIDKNVGVVALEDPRLFALQKVFAKGGRLPPVVPTHVEFVDIAGLVKGAHRGEGLGNQFLAHIREVAAIAHVVRCFPDPGVVHVMGRVDPMGDVEVVETELLLADLASLERRVERLRKEARANREMAPLLEAAEALRAHLAEGRPARTFPLPEEGRRLLKETPLLTAKPVIYVANVAEEDLPEGAANPHVAALRAKAEGEGAEVVVVSARLEAELSEIAQEEARELLAAYGLEESGLQRLARAGYKALDLFTFFTAGEKEVRAWTVRRGTKAPEAAGEIHSDMERGFIRAEVIPWDKLVEAGGWAKAKERGWVRLEGKDYGVQDGDVLHILFSV from the coding sequence ATGCTTGCCGTAGGCATCGTCGGTCTGCCCAATGTGGGCAAGTCTACCCTGTTCAACGCCCTCACCCGGGCGGGGGCCTTGGCCGCCAACTACCCCTTCGCCACCATCGACAAGAACGTGGGGGTGGTGGCCCTGGAGGACCCGCGCCTTTTCGCCCTGCAGAAGGTCTTCGCCAAGGGGGGGCGCCTTCCCCCCGTAGTTCCCACCCACGTGGAGTTCGTGGACATCGCCGGCCTGGTGAAGGGGGCCCACCGGGGGGAGGGGCTTGGCAACCAGTTCCTGGCCCACATCCGCGAGGTGGCGGCCATCGCCCACGTGGTGCGCTGCTTCCCTGACCCCGGGGTGGTCCACGTGATGGGGAGGGTGGATCCCATGGGAGACGTGGAGGTGGTGGAGACGGAGCTCCTCCTGGCGGACTTGGCCTCCTTGGAGCGTCGGGTCGAGCGCCTCAGGAAGGAGGCCCGGGCCAACCGGGAGATGGCCCCCCTTCTGGAGGCCGCCGAGGCCCTCCGCGCCCACCTGGCCGAGGGCAGGCCCGCCCGCACCTTTCCTCTTCCTGAGGAGGGGCGCCGCCTCCTCAAGGAAACCCCCCTCCTCACCGCCAAGCCGGTGATCTATGTGGCCAACGTGGCCGAGGAGGATCTGCCCGAGGGGGCAGCAAACCCCCACGTAGCCGCCCTGAGGGCCAAGGCGGAAGGGGAAGGGGCGGAGGTGGTGGTGGTCTCTGCCAGGCTGGAGGCCGAGCTTTCTGAGATTGCCCAGGAGGAGGCCAGGGAACTTCTTGCCGCGTACGGACTGGAGGAGAGCGGCCTTCAGCGCCTAGCCCGGGCGGGTTACAAGGCCTTAGACCTATTTACCTTCTTCACCGCCGGGGAAAAGGAGGTGCGGGCCTGGACCGTGCGCCGGGGCACGAAGGCCCCGGAGGCTGCTGGGGAGATCCACTCCGACATGGAGCGAGGCTTCATCCGAGCCGAGGTCATCCCCTGGGACAAGCTGGTGGAGGCCGGGGGATGGGCCAAGGCCAAGGAACGGGGCTGGGTGCGCCTCGAGGGCAAGGACTACGGGGTCCAGGACGGGGACGTCCTCCACATCCTTTTTAGCGTTTGA
- a CDS encoding response regulator encodes MAAEYPGLLLLSRSEALRAYVELLLSERGVPVRYFDAAREGLFWLVDNTPSFILVDEDLDVDPFAVASRIRHVKRLKLVPLAVLISPKENLRTTAEVVRVTPIEKPLTRERLFRFLGAAPEGSP; translated from the coding sequence GTGGCGGCGGAATATCCGGGCCTCCTCCTATTAAGCCGCAGCGAGGCCCTGAGGGCCTACGTGGAACTCCTCCTTTCCGAACGAGGGGTTCCCGTTCGCTACTTTGATGCCGCCCGGGAGGGACTTTTCTGGCTAGTGGACAACACCCCGAGCTTTATCCTCGTGGACGAGGACTTGGACGTGGATCCCTTTGCTGTGGCCTCCCGCATCCGCCATGTCAAGCGCCTGAAGTTGGTGCCCTTGGCGGTCCTCATCTCCCCCAAGGAAAACCTCCGCACCACCGCCGAGGTGGTGCGGGTGACGCCCATAGAGAAGCCCCTCACGCGGGAAAGGCTATTCCGCTTCTTGGGCGCTGCCCCAGAAGGCTCCCCATGA
- a CDS encoding RNA methyltransferase: protein MDWVRIVLVGPQEPMNLGAVARAMRNFGLSRLYVVNPSPRVGPPWAKEAYWLAVHAEEVLDRAVVVGSLGEALADVQLVVATTGRPREVYPAPVVPASEVPGHVLRAEGEAALVFGRETFGLTNEELELAHVIGTVLTAPEQPSLNLAQAVAIFAYELFKAVQGGARPAREELAEVAALEAFFQDLGRYLLEIGFTDRNRFPYAMRRLRRIFHKARLTPGEVQMLRGLLHQSRYQMGKRDG, encoded by the coding sequence CTGGACTGGGTGCGGATCGTCCTAGTGGGGCCCCAGGAGCCCATGAACCTTGGGGCGGTGGCCCGGGCCATGCGCAACTTCGGCCTTTCCCGCCTCTACGTGGTGAACCCTTCGCCCCGAGTGGGACCGCCTTGGGCCAAGGAGGCCTACTGGCTGGCCGTGCACGCGGAGGAGGTCCTGGACCGGGCGGTGGTGGTGGGAAGCCTAGGGGAAGCCCTTGCGGATGTGCAGCTGGTGGTGGCCACCACGGGGAGGCCAAGGGAGGTCTATCCGGCTCCCGTGGTCCCCGCCTCCGAGGTGCCTGGGCACGTCCTTCGGGCGGAGGGAGAGGCGGCCTTGGTCTTCGGCCGGGAGACCTTTGGCCTCACCAATGAGGAGCTGGAGCTGGCCCACGTGATCGGCACCGTCCTCACCGCCCCGGAGCAGCCTTCCTTGAACCTGGCCCAGGCGGTGGCGATCTTCGCCTACGAGCTTTTCAAGGCCGTCCAGGGGGGTGCTCGGCCCGCCCGGGAGGAGCTTGCGGAGGTGGCGGCCCTCGAGGCCTTCTTCCAGGACCTGGGGCGCTACCTCCTGGAGATCGGCTTCACCGATAGGAACCGCTTTCCCTACGCCATGCGCCGCCTGAGGCGCATCTTCCACAAGGCCCGGCTCACCCCGGGGGAGGTGCAGATGTTAAGGGGCCTCCTTCACCAGAGCCGGTACCAGATGGGGAAGAGGGATGGCTAG
- a CDS encoding sensor histidine kinase, whose amino-acid sequence MASENLVRLVRLAQGLLPPVIALVVVVYELAFLPYRHQDLTLWFRLGFYGLVGPLVTYAVLEWIAQEVVERARAEKALEEANRRLLAAGRVFREALESENLEEAVHRVARVLEESLGFPLALEVEGVRAGSPCEGLRVDLPGLRGYLEACAPHPDRGSLEVLAHEVAGALQAVVARSRDLLTLYEVDQALKAEANLDRLLEGLLERIRAWAEAEGVGVLLLDEEGFLAPRVVRELPLPGHPFLPEGPWKIALEEPIFVAPETLALPLKARETVGVLAVKGGELSHRTPFLSFLASQVALAVRNAQAYLRAEELAINEERTRIAREIHDGLAQSLAFMALKLDLVERLLDKDQETALRALREVKDTLRSQIREVRRSIFALRPIDLERYGFLESLRRYTQAFAEQAGFRVHLVLPKGVGLSQASELVLFRVLQEALTNAAKHGKPTRVEVVLEPMGERGARLSVRDNGRGFVHPEAGGLGGFGLTQMRERVEARGGRFLVRSEPGKGTEVVAELPY is encoded by the coding sequence ATGGCTAGCGAGAACCTGGTCCGCTTGGTGCGCTTAGCCCAAGGCCTCCTGCCCCCGGTCATCGCCTTGGTGGTGGTGGTCTACGAGTTGGCCTTCCTGCCCTACCGCCACCAGGACCTCACCCTTTGGTTCCGCCTGGGCTTTTACGGCCTGGTGGGCCCCTTGGTCACCTACGCCGTCCTGGAGTGGATCGCCCAGGAGGTGGTGGAGAGGGCCCGGGCGGAAAAGGCCCTGGAGGAGGCGAACCGGAGGCTCCTTGCGGCGGGTAGGGTCTTCCGCGAGGCCCTGGAGAGCGAGAACCTGGAGGAGGCTGTTCACCGGGTAGCCCGGGTCCTGGAGGAGAGCCTGGGCTTCCCCCTGGCCCTGGAGGTGGAGGGGGTGCGGGCGGGAAGCCCGTGCGAGGGCCTCAGGGTGGATCTTCCCGGGCTTAGGGGCTACCTGGAGGCCTGCGCGCCCCACCCGGACCGGGGCTCCCTGGAGGTGCTGGCCCACGAGGTGGCGGGGGCCCTCCAGGCGGTGGTGGCCCGGAGCCGGGACCTCCTCACCCTCTACGAGGTGGACCAGGCCCTGAAGGCGGAGGCCAACCTGGACCGGCTTTTGGAGGGGCTTTTGGAGCGCATCCGCGCCTGGGCCGAGGCGGAGGGGGTGGGGGTCCTCCTCTTGGACGAGGAGGGCTTCCTGGCGCCTCGGGTGGTGCGGGAGCTTCCCCTTCCCGGCCACCCCTTCTTACCGGAGGGGCCCTGGAAGATTGCCCTTGAGGAACCCATCTTCGTGGCCCCTGAGACCCTGGCCCTGCCCTTGAAGGCCCGCGAGACGGTGGGGGTCTTGGCGGTGAAGGGAGGGGAGCTTTCCCACCGCACCCCCTTTCTCTCCTTCCTGGCCTCCCAGGTGGCCCTGGCGGTGCGGAACGCCCAGGCCTACCTGCGGGCAGAGGAGCTCGCCATCAACGAGGAGCGCACCCGCATCGCCCGGGAGATCCACGACGGGCTGGCCCAGAGCCTGGCCTTCATGGCCCTGAAGCTGGACCTGGTGGAGCGCCTTTTGGACAAGGACCAGGAGACCGCCTTAAGGGCCCTTCGGGAGGTGAAGGACACCCTAAGGTCCCAGATCCGGGAGGTGCGGCGGAGCATCTTTGCCCTGAGGCCCATCGACCTGGAGCGCTACGGCTTCCTGGAGTCCTTGCGCCGCTACACCCAGGCCTTCGCCGAGCAGGCGGGGTTTCGGGTGCATCTGGTCCTGCCCAAGGGGGTGGGCCTTTCCCAGGCCAGCGAGCTCGTTCTCTTCCGGGTCCTTCAGGAGGCCCTCACCAACGCTGCCAAGCACGGCAAGCCCACCCGGGTGGAGGTGGTCTTGGAGCCCATGGGGGAGCGGGGGGCAAGGCTTTCGGTGCGGGATAACGGCCGGGGGTTCGTCCACCCCGAGGCCGGGGGCCTAGGAGGTTTCGGCCTCACCCAGATGCGGGAAAGGGTGGAGGCCCGGGGCGGGCGCTTCCTAGTGCGCTCGGAGCCGGGGAAGGGCACGGAGGTGGTGGCGGAACTGCCCTACTAG
- a CDS encoding low molecular weight protein-tyrosine-phosphatase produces the protein MERPMRVLFVCLGNICRSPLAEGAFRKLLRERGLEAHFEVDSAGTGAWHAGEPMDGRARRVLEEEGAYFPHVARSMTREDARHYDHILVMDRENLREVLRRFPEAQGKARLLLDYLGGGEVPDPYYGDLQDCREVYWTVEAACRAFLERHGPPVPLEEGRA, from the coding sequence ATGGAGCGCCCGATGCGCGTGCTTTTCGTCTGCTTGGGCAACATCTGCCGAAGCCCCCTGGCGGAAGGGGCCTTCCGCAAGCTGCTGAGGGAGAGGGGCCTCGAGGCCCACTTTGAGGTGGACTCCGCGGGCACCGGGGCCTGGCACGCCGGGGAGCCCATGGACGGGAGGGCCAGGCGGGTCCTGGAGGAGGAGGGGGCCTATTTCCCCCACGTGGCCCGGTCCATGACCCGGGAGGATGCCCGCCACTACGACCACATCCTGGTCATGGACCGGGAAAACCTTAGGGAGGTCCTCCGCCGCTTCCCCGAGGCCCAGGGGAAGGCCCGCCTCCTCCTGGACTACCTGGGAGGGGGGGAGGTGCCCGACCCCTACTACGGGGACCTCCAGGACTGCCGGGAGGTCTACTGGACCGTGGAGGCCGCCTGTAGGGCCTTCTTGGAAAGGCATGGACCCCCTGTCCCTCTTGAGGAAGGCAGGGCTTGA
- a CDS encoding fructosamine kinase family protein — MDPLSLLRKAGLEAKGFPAPLHGGDISRVFRVGPYVVKVADHPPPGLFLAEAKGLRALEERGVRVPRVHWWGEEGIVLEYLPPGREDWEGLALMLACLHRRQEETYWAEAGFLGTFPLPGRKGGEWTEFFFSRCVEPLLRATWSQLGELGPRVEALYRRPLPAEGPTPLHGDLWRGNVHFAQGGPALLDPSFFAGERGVDLAMMRLFGGFPGAFWGAYQELYPVPEEVERALSRYQVYYLLAHVHLFGQGYLGALWRAISAS, encoded by the coding sequence ATGGACCCCCTGTCCCTCTTGAGGAAGGCAGGGCTTGAGGCCAAGGGGTTTCCTGCGCCCCTCCACGGGGGAGATATCTCCCGGGTCTTTCGGGTGGGGCCTTATGTGGTGAAGGTTGCGGACCACCCCCCTCCCGGCCTCTTCCTGGCGGAGGCCAAAGGGCTTAGGGCCCTGGAGGAGAGGGGGGTGCGGGTGCCCCGGGTCCACTGGTGGGGGGAGGAGGGGATCGTCCTGGAATACCTGCCCCCCGGGCGGGAGGACTGGGAGGGCCTGGCCCTGATGCTGGCCTGTCTACACCGGAGGCAGGAGGAGACGTATTGGGCCGAGGCAGGCTTCTTGGGCACCTTTCCCCTGCCGGGGCGGAAAGGGGGGGAGTGGACCGAGTTCTTCTTCTCAAGGTGCGTGGAGCCCCTGCTCAGGGCCACCTGGAGCCAGCTGGGGGAGCTTGGCCCCCGGGTGGAGGCCCTTTACCGGAGGCCCCTCCCGGCAGAAGGCCCCACCCCCCTTCATGGGGACCTGTGGCGCGGGAACGTGCACTTCGCCCAAGGGGGCCCCGCCCTCCTGGACCCCTCCTTCTTTGCAGGGGAGCGGGGGGTGGACCTGGCCATGATGCGCCTCTTTGGGGGCTTCCCCGGGGCCTTCTGGGGGGCCTACCAGGAGCTTTACCCCGTTCCCGAGGAGGTGGAAAGGGCCCTTTCCCGCTACCAGGTCTACTACCTCCTGGCCCATGTACACCTCTTTGGGCAAGGGTATCTGGGAGCCCTATGGAGGGCGATTTCCGCCTCTTAG
- a CDS encoding DUF4388 domain-containing protein — protein sequence MEGDFRLLGPIDLLQLLAQGRRTGVFLVEGGEVFLEGGRPVHASYRGKVGKEALLEVLALKEGRFRFVLGERAPLTSLQGVLEAYLLEALRLLDEGVAVGPFDLVRPAPKARGATLEPQDHALLLALGEGRSPLDLLPAKGLSLKEVLKRLGHLARLRLVEVHPRIPHAARLRVALGGRGAQVEALLLSAWRAHYGRFARVKVRGKGEAALSVEGVEGLGVELRLAPEHLLFLGLRVGEEVLVWPEV from the coding sequence ATGGAGGGCGATTTCCGCCTCTTAGGACCCATTGACCTCCTGCAGCTTCTGGCCCAGGGGAGGAGGACGGGGGTCTTCCTGGTGGAAGGGGGCGAGGTGTTTCTGGAGGGGGGAAGGCCGGTCCACGCCTCCTACCGGGGAAAGGTGGGCAAGGAAGCCCTCTTAGAGGTGCTGGCGCTCAAGGAAGGGCGTTTTCGCTTCGTCCTGGGGGAAAGGGCGCCCCTCACCTCCCTCCAAGGGGTGTTGGAGGCCTACCTCCTCGAGGCCCTCCGCCTCCTGGACGAGGGGGTGGCGGTGGGGCCCTTTGACCTGGTGCGCCCCGCGCCCAAGGCCAGAGGGGCCACCCTGGAACCCCAGGACCACGCCCTCCTCTTGGCCCTGGGGGAGGGAAGAAGCCCCCTGGACCTCCTGCCGGCCAAAGGCCTTTCCCTAAAGGAGGTCCTGAAGCGGTTGGGGCACCTGGCCCGCCTGCGCTTGGTGGAGGTCCATCCCCGCATTCCCCACGCCGCCCGCCTGCGGGTGGCCTTGGGGGGGCGGGGAGCCCAGGTGGAGGCCCTTCTCCTCTCCGCCTGGCGGGCCCACTACGGGAGGTTCGCCCGGGTAAAGGTCCGGGGGAAGGGGGAGGCCGCCTTGAGCGTGGAGGGGGTGGAGGGGCTAGGGGTGGAGCTTCGCCTGGCCCCGGAGCACCTCCTCTTCCTGGGCCTGAGGGTGGGGGAGGAGGTGCTAGTCTGGCCCGAGGTCTGA
- a CDS encoding pseudouridine-5'-phosphate glycosidase, whose amino-acid sequence MPEASVALESAVLTHGLPYPLSLRTALALEEVVRAEGAVPKTIALVRGEVRVGLTPEEMEALAQGGADKASLWNLAALLAQGRSAGTTVAATAHLAHLHGIRVFATGGIGGVHPEPYDESADLLALARTPILVVSSGPKAILDLGATLERLETLGVALVGYRTDRLPAFYAPSSPYPVPARVETPLEAAQVLRRARELGLGAVLLVNPVSQGLPYEEVARMVEEANRQAAREGVHGKALTPYLLRRLSELSEGETDRVNGRLLLENARLAAQVALALAGLE is encoded by the coding sequence ATGCCGGAAGCCTCCGTGGCCCTGGAGTCCGCGGTCCTCACCCACGGTCTGCCCTACCCCTTGAGCCTGCGCACCGCCTTGGCCCTGGAGGAGGTGGTGCGGGCCGAGGGGGCCGTGCCCAAGACCATCGCCTTGGTCCGGGGGGAGGTGCGGGTGGGCCTCACCCCGGAGGAGATGGAGGCCCTGGCCCAAGGTGGGGCGGACAAGGCCAGCCTCTGGAACCTGGCGGCCCTCCTGGCCCAGGGGAGGAGCGCCGGGACCACGGTGGCGGCCACCGCCCACCTGGCCCACCTTCATGGGATCAGGGTCTTCGCCACCGGGGGCATCGGCGGGGTCCACCCCGAGCCCTATGACGAGAGCGCCGACCTCCTCGCCCTCGCCCGCACCCCCATCCTGGTGGTCTCCTCGGGCCCCAAGGCCATCCTGGACCTGGGCGCCACCCTGGAAAGGCTGGAGACCCTGGGGGTGGCCCTGGTGGGCTACCGCACGGACCGCCTCCCCGCCTTCTATGCCCCTTCCTCCCCCTACCCCGTGCCCGCCCGGGTGGAGACCCCCCTCGAGGCCGCCCAGGTCCTCCGGAGGGCCCGGGAACTGGGCCTGGGGGCGGTCCTCCTGGTGAACCCCGTCTCCCAGGGCCTTCCCTACGAAGAGGTGGCCCGCATGGTGGAGGAGGCGAACCGCCAGGCGGCCCGGGAGGGCGTCCACGGCAAGGCCCTCACCCCCTATCTCCTCCGGAGGCTTTCGGAGCTCTCAGAGGGGGAGACGGACCGGGTGAACGGGAGGCTCCTCCTGGAAAACGCCCGCCTGGCGGCCCAGGTGGCCTTGGCCCTGGCCGGGCTAGAATAG
- a CDS encoding RodZ domain-containing protein, which translates to MCELGERLRRAREEKGLSLKEAASRLALKVGILEALEACRFEDLPEPPLARGYLRRYALLLGLDPEPLLALYPGAPTPPPVPSPERPRRGRLPLGFLLAFLLLPFLGYGGYLLLRPSPGQVVEVAPEPPPKPPERHPLRVVSEPPGARIYLDGFYLGQTPLQSPPLEGGRRLLRLELSGYEPLEEEVLLDKPLALTYRLRPLPQPSPASEAPSPAGQTGKLVLRLEGRSWLRVIQGERRLYEGIPEVGAELAFDLPVEVRAGNPGAVRVILEGRDQGLFGEPGRPLTRSFP; encoded by the coding sequence GTGTGCGAGCTAGGGGAGAGGCTTAGGCGGGCCAGGGAGGAGAAGGGGCTCTCCCTGAAGGAGGCTGCCTCCCGGCTAGCCCTAAAGGTCGGTATCCTCGAGGCCCTGGAGGCCTGCCGCTTTGAGGACCTCCCCGAGCCCCCCCTGGCCCGGGGCTACCTGCGCCGCTACGCCCTCCTCCTGGGTTTGGACCCCGAGCCCCTCCTGGCCCTTTACCCCGGTGCGCCCACCCCGCCCCCTGTCCCCTCTCCCGAAAGGCCCCGGCGGGGCCGCCTTCCCTTGGGGTTTCTCCTCGCCTTCCTGCTCCTTCCCTTCCTGGGTTATGGGGGCTACCTCCTCTTGAGGCCAAGCCCTGGCCAGGTAGTGGAGGTGGCCCCAGAACCCCCCCCCAAGCCCCCCGAGCGCCACCCCTTGCGGGTGGTCTCCGAGCCGCCGGGAGCCCGGATCTACCTGGACGGCTTCTACCTGGGCCAGACCCCCTTGCAGAGCCCGCCTTTGGAAGGGGGGAGGCGCCTGTTACGCCTGGAACTCTCGGGCTATGAGCCCCTGGAGGAGGAGGTCCTCCTGGACAAACCCCTCGCCCTCACCTACCGGCTGAGGCCCCTTCCCCAGCCCTCCCCCGCGTCCGAGGCCCCTTCTCCCGCTGGGCAGACGGGCAAGCTGGTCCTCAGGCTCGAGGGCCGGAGCTGGCTCAGGGTGATCCAGGGGGAAAGGCGCCTTTACGAGGGGATCCCTGAGGTGGGGGCGGAGCTCGCCTTTGACCTGCCCGTGGAGGTGCGGGCCGGGAACCCCGGGGCGGTGCGGGTCATCCTCGAGGGGAGGGACCAAGGCCTCTTCGGCGAGCCCGGCAGGCCCCTCACCCGAAGCTTCCCCTAA
- the rimO gene encoding 30S ribosomal protein S12 methylthiotransferase RimO: MAKIGFVSLGCPKALVDSEQILSRLRALGYETVPTYGEAELVIVNTCGFITPAVEESLSAIGEALRENGKVVVTGCLGARPEVIKENHPAVLAVTGPGEVERVLEAVQRVLPAPRDPFLDLVPPQVKLTPRHYAYIKLSEGCDHRCSFCIIPKLRGGLRSRDAAQVLAEARRLVATGTQELLLIAQDLSAYGVDLGHRESLYGDRRVRAHLKDLLENLAELGVWIRLHYVYPYPHVAQLLPLMAQGKVLPYLDVPLQHASERILRLMRRPGGYESHLKTLRAWREVVPELALRSTFIVGFPGETEEDFRLLLGFLEEARLDRVGAFAYSPVEGAEANLLPDPIPEEVKAERLARLMEVQSRVSLEKNRGFVGRTLEVLVDDLPEPGLAVGRSYRDSPGIDGVVYVRTDGTVRVGERIRARITRADTHDLFGVQV, encoded by the coding sequence ATGGCGAAGATCGGCTTTGTCAGCCTGGGATGTCCCAAGGCCCTGGTGGATTCCGAGCAGATCCTCTCCCGCCTCAGGGCCCTGGGCTACGAGACCGTCCCCACTTACGGGGAGGCGGAGCTCGTGATCGTCAACACCTGCGGCTTCATCACCCCGGCGGTGGAGGAGAGCCTAAGCGCCATCGGGGAGGCCTTGAGGGAGAACGGGAAGGTGGTGGTTACCGGGTGCCTGGGGGCCAGGCCCGAGGTCATCAAGGAAAACCATCCCGCCGTGCTGGCGGTGACGGGACCCGGGGAGGTGGAGCGGGTGCTGGAGGCGGTCCAGAGGGTTCTCCCCGCCCCCCGGGACCCCTTCTTGGACCTCGTCCCGCCCCAGGTGAAGCTCACCCCCCGCCACTACGCCTACATAAAGCTCTCGGAGGGGTGCGACCACCGTTGTAGCTTCTGCATCATCCCCAAGCTCCGCGGAGGCTTGCGTTCCCGGGACGCCGCCCAGGTCCTCGCCGAGGCCAGGAGGCTCGTGGCCACGGGCACCCAGGAGCTCCTCCTCATCGCCCAGGACCTCTCCGCCTACGGGGTGGACCTGGGCCACCGGGAGAGCCTCTACGGGGACCGGCGGGTCCGGGCCCACCTCAAGGACCTCCTGGAGAACCTGGCGGAGCTTGGGGTCTGGATCCGCCTCCACTACGTCTACCCCTACCCCCACGTGGCCCAGCTCCTCCCCCTGATGGCCCAGGGGAAGGTCCTCCCCTACCTGGACGTCCCCCTGCAACACGCCTCGGAGAGGATCCTCCGCCTCATGCGCCGCCCCGGAGGGTACGAGAGCCACCTCAAGACCCTGAGGGCCTGGCGGGAGGTGGTGCCGGAGCTCGCCCTCCGTTCCACCTTCATCGTGGGCTTTCCTGGGGAGACGGAGGAGGACTTCCGGCTCCTTCTGGGGTTTTTGGAGGAGGCGCGGCTGGACCGGGTGGGGGCCTTCGCCTACTCCCCGGTGGAGGGGGCGGAGGCCAACCTCCTCCCCGACCCCATCCCCGAGGAGGTCAAGGCGGAGCGCCTGGCGAGGCTGATGGAGGTCCAGTCCAGGGTGAGCCTTGAGAAAAACCGGGGCTTCGTGGGCCGCACCCTCGAGGTCCTGGTGGACGACCTCCCCGAGCCGGGCTTGGCGGTGGGCCGGTCCTACCGGGACTCCCCCGGGATAGACGGGGTGGTCTACGTGAGGACCGACGGCACCGTGCGGGTGGGGGAGAGGATACGGGCGCGCATCACCCGGGCGGACACCCACGACCTCTTCGGAGTCCAGGTTTAG